From Phragmites australis chromosome 5, lpPhrAust1.1, whole genome shotgun sequence, a single genomic window includes:
- the LOC133918050 gene encoding uncharacterized protein LOC133918050, with translation MSVDRSIFFFDSTFSPGPLTSATVPYHSLSSWTLLSLSTAYHSLSTVVSSSRTASSSASSSAATPLDALLLDHLIPRSPSGTSASSPSDTVGSAATDITLPRKVWLDKDGKQLQQWPIEEVETLRRKLVSLQRTQVSKLEAWELVTMTVNVVGDGLIVSQSTHERAILFDSMREKTCQNGLFGEHRRTLLLRKSILVDSGK, from the exons ATGAGTGTTGACagatccatttttttttttgattccACTTTTTCTCCTGGCCCTCTCACGTCCGCCACTGTTCCCTATCATTCCTTATCCTCTTggactctcctctctctctccacagcCTACCATTCCTTATCCACCGTCGTATCCTCATCACGCACAGCCTCTTCTTCCGCAAGTTCTTCTGCAGCTACGCCGCTCGACGCTCTACTCCTGGACCACCTCATCCCGCGCTCCCCCTCTGGCACCTCTGCATCCTCCCCGAGCGACACCGTTGGCTCCGCGGCCACCGATATT ACGCTCCCAAGGAAGGTGTGGCTGGACAAAGATGGCAAGCAGCTACAGCAGTGGCCCATCGAGGAGGTCGAGACACTGAGGAGGAAACTTGTCAGTCTTCAGCGAACCCAGGTATCCAAGCTCGAGGCATGGGAGCTCGTGACGATGACCGTGAATGTTGTAGGCGACGGCTTGATTGTGTCTCAATCCACACACGAAA GGGCCATTTTATTTGATAGTATGAGGGAGAAAACATGCCAAAATGGCTTATTCGGGGAACACCGGCGAACATTGTTGTTGAGAAAATCCATATTGGTTGATTCGGGGAAGTAA